In Verrucomicrobiia bacterium, a single genomic region encodes these proteins:
- a CDS encoding FAD-dependent oxidoreductase translates to MTSLTLKDKQVLSGDICLFTFHKPHGFQWIAGQHVVVFLDHPNPDDKGITRALSMVTASQEKDIQFITHASEVGSTFKRALRSLPVGGTVQVTPAQGHFTYHDSPNPALFVAGGVGIGAIRSLLADLDLSGKPIKGRLQYYVTDGPIPFKEYLEELGQRHAGLSVQYVEMQSLHEQGGIKEVESQHDVEIYFSAVYSQELISSAGISREIERLRDLAGPVRNEAELLLHASQLLK, encoded by the coding sequence ATGACTAGCCTTACCCTGAAAGATAAGCAGGTACTTTCCGGCGATATTTGCCTCTTTACCTTTCATAAGCCCCATGGCTTTCAATGGATTGCGGGACAGCATGTAGTGGTATTTTTGGATCACCCAAACCCAGATGACAAGGGGATTACCCGCGCCCTAAGTATGGTGACGGCATCACAAGAAAAGGATATCCAGTTCATCACCCATGCGTCTGAGGTGGGGAGTACATTTAAGCGGGCGCTCCGTAGCCTCCCCGTTGGGGGAACGGTCCAAGTAACCCCTGCGCAGGGACACTTTACGTATCATGACAGCCCAAACCCCGCATTATTTGTAGCGGGAGGCGTGGGTATAGGCGCTATTAGGTCACTTTTGGCGGACCTTGATCTATCCGGAAAACCCATTAAGGGTAGGTTGCAGTACTACGTGACAGATGGCCCTATTCCCTTCAAAGAGTATTTAGAAGAACTAGGGCAAAGACACGCTGGCCTCTCGGTGCAGTATGTGGAAATGCAATCATTACATGAACAGGGTGGAATAAAAGAGGTTGAAAGCCAGCATGACGTAGAAATATACTTTTCTGCTGTCTACTCTCAAGAACTCATTTCTTCTGCGGGGATAAGCAGGGAGATAGAGCGTCTCCGCGACTTGGCGGGCCCGGTACGAAATGAAGCAGAACTACTGCTTCATGCATCTCAGTTGCTGAAGTAG
- a CDS encoding TerC/Alx family metal homeostasis membrane protein: protein MEPLQLPFAQVVQHVEYNVGWPWYAFLAACLAVYAFVEWKHTKSDHEIGFAEAVRWSVIYLIAGLAFSIPIFLLIGSQAGGEYLAAMAIEKALSMDNLFIISLIFGSFKVAPELYRRMLNYGIAGAIIFRLIFILVGLEALKRYEWIGVIFGLILIRAAWKAFQEARGGDELEEEIEFTDKWLWKMISKWLPVHHEFDGHKLVTKVNGKKVLTLMAAIIILIECTDLIFAVDSVPAVLAISPDRFIAYSSNVFAILGLRALFFVYQSVAAKFWALSWGLTGVLGWIGFKMVASPFGFHVGAAVSLAVLAVFLGGSIIVSAMFPRQPEEEMPVIEIETAETLAFDPALDELEVAPTAVEPEPAPVKGA from the coding sequence TTGGAACCTTTACAGTTACCGTTTGCGCAAGTGGTGCAACATGTCGAGTACAACGTGGGTTGGCCCTGGTATGCCTTCCTGGCAGCCTGTCTGGCCGTCTACGCCTTCGTCGAGTGGAAGCACACAAAGTCTGATCACGAGATAGGCTTTGCTGAAGCGGTACGATGGTCGGTTATCTACTTGATCGCCGGGCTCGCCTTCAGCATTCCCATCTTCCTGCTTATCGGCAGCCAAGCCGGCGGCGAGTATCTGGCCGCCATGGCCATCGAGAAAGCGTTGAGCATGGACAACCTGTTCATCATTTCGCTCATCTTCGGAAGCTTCAAAGTAGCTCCGGAGCTGTATCGGCGGATGTTGAACTACGGTATTGCCGGCGCTATCATCTTCCGGTTGATCTTTATCCTCGTCGGTCTCGAGGCGCTCAAGCGCTACGAGTGGATCGGCGTCATCTTCGGCCTTATCCTCATTCGCGCCGCTTGGAAAGCATTCCAGGAAGCGAGAGGTGGAGACGAGCTGGAAGAAGAGATCGAGTTCACTGACAAGTGGCTTTGGAAGATGATCTCCAAGTGGCTGCCAGTTCACCACGAATTTGATGGCCACAAGTTGGTCACCAAGGTGAACGGCAAGAAGGTGCTGACGCTGATGGCAGCGATTATCATCCTCATCGAATGTACGGACCTAATCTTCGCGGTCGATTCGGTGCCTGCCGTGCTTGCGATTAGCCCTGACCGGTTCATCGCGTACAGCAGCAACGTCTTCGCCATCCTCGGTTTGCGCGCCCTCTTCTTTGTCTACCAATCGGTAGCAGCTAAGTTCTGGGCGTTGAGCTGGGGCCTGACCGGCGTTCTCGGATGGATCGGCTTCAAAATGGTCGCGTCGCCCTTCGGCTTTCACGTCGGAGCGGCAGTCAGCTTGGCCGTTCTGGCCGTCTTCCTGGGTGGTAGCATCATCGTTTCGGCGATGTTCCCGCGCCAGCCCGAAGAAGAAATGCCGGTGATCGAGATCGAGACGGCGGAAACGCTGGCCTTTGATCCCGCTCTCGACGAGCTGGAAGTCGCACCTACTGCGGTCGAACCTGAACCCGCTCCCGTCAAGGGAGCGTAA